Proteins from one Diprion similis isolate iyDipSimi1 chromosome 3, iyDipSimi1.1, whole genome shotgun sequence genomic window:
- the LOC124404825 gene encoding enolase-like: MPIQKLKARQIFDSHGDPTLEVDLVTDIGLLRSSVPCVFSPNPNEATELRDNNEASYNGRSVFKAVEIINNTIAPELLRSKLEVCQQREIDNLMTSLDGTDNKSRLGANAILAVSVACCKGGAAKRGLPLYRYIAELSENTEIIIPVPAFNVISGGKYAGNSLACQEFMILPTGAESFADAMKMGTEVFRVIERKLGEQQDAKLPLPVGDEGSFMPELEDDKEALSIIDDAIKTAGYDGKIKIALDMAASTFCKDGQYDLSFKSEDSDPSDYIEAEELRDQYLEYMNEFPAIVSIEDPFDLEDWDGWPMLSDQSIQIVADDLTAMNIERIEEAIEKQTANCLLIRLPQIGTVTEAINCNRLARTSGWSCLMSGGYGETEDTFIADMAVGISAGQLKAGAPCRSERMAKYNQILRIEEELGKDAKYAGNNFRYPFSKYK; the protein is encoded by the exons ATGCCTATCCAGAAATTAAAAGCCCGACAAATATTCGACTCTCACGGCGACCCAACACTCGAAGTTGATCTCGTGACCGATATTGGACTTCTGCGATCCTCCGTCCCCTGTGTTTTCTCGCCTAACCCAAACGAAGCTACCGAACTGCGGGACAACAACGAAGCCTCGTACAACGGCCGATCGGTATTCAAAGCAGTTGAAATCATCAACAACACCATAGCTCCGGAGCTTCTTCGCTCGAAGCTTGAAGTATGTCAGCAGCGCGAAATTGATAATCTGATGACAAGCCTGGACGGAACTGACAACAAGTCAAGGCTTGGAGCAAACGCAATTCTCGCTGTCTCTGTCGCCTGCTGCAAGGGTGGCGCGGCAAAAAGGGGCCTTCCGCTTTACAGATATATCGCTGAATTGTCAGAAAACACGGAAATAATTATTCCCGTACCAGCGTTCAATGTAATCAGCGGCGGAAAATATGCTGGAAATTCTCTTGCTTGTCAGGAATTTATGATCCTACCTACAG GTGCGGAAAGTTTTGCCGATGCGATGAAAATGGGCACCGAAGTATTTCGCGTCATAGAGCGAAAACTTGGCGAACAACAAGATGCGAAACTACCGTTACCGGTAGGCGACGAAGGTAGCTTTATGCCCGAGTTAGAAGACGACAAGGAAGCTTTGTCTATAATAGACGATGCGATTAAAACGGCGGGCTAcgatggaaaaattaaaattgctcTGGACATGGCAGCATCAACATTTTGCAAGGATG GGCAGTACGATTTATCCTTCAAGAGCGAAGATTCCGACCCGAGTGATTATATTGAGGCGGAAGAGCTCCGCGATCAATACTTGGAGTACATGAACGAGTTTCCAGCGATCGTATCGATAGAGGATCCATTTGATTTGGAGGATTGGGACGGGTGGCCGATGTTGAGCGACCAGTCAATTCAAATCGTCGCCGACGATTTAACGGCAATGAACATCGAACGTATAGAGGAAgcgattgaaaaacaaaccgcGAACTGTCTACTGATCAGGTTACCTCAGATTGGAACTGTTACGGAGGCAATAAATTGTAATCGATTGGCGCGGACCAGTGGCTGGAGTTGTCTGATGTCGGGAGGTTACGGAGAAACTGAAGATACTTTTATAGCAGATATGGCCGTCGGCATCTCCGCGGGTCAGCTGAAGGCCGGGGCTCCGTGTCGGAGCGAGAGAATGGCGAAATACAATCAAATTTTGAGGATCGAAGAAGAGTTGGGGAAAGATGCTAAATATGCCGGCAACAATTTTAGGTATCCCTTCAGCAAGTACAAATAG